A region from the Haloarcula limicola genome encodes:
- a CDS encoding NOG1 family protein, with product MSHPFENLPTTPTAEEVVDKAFSRATRAGGAKEGVEAQQSMLMTASNIVSDNLQNVAQSWPTIDELDPFYVELADAVVGEAYPSEDDPGVDALKQHLSEVSWAGRKAKEIRQEYEGRLVRGDKDTARKLRKQAFARIADVVEEVEGDLAAVSTARDALKGLPDIRPDEPAIVVAGYPNVGKSSFVNRVTRADNEIASYPFTTTQIRVGHFEDQRIRYQLVDTPGLLDRPPEERNEIESQAVSALEHLADAVLVLVDPSEECGYPLAQQLELRNDIQSRFDVPVLTIANKSDRSTDVEADHYMSVTEDDNVEGVLQAAVDAVGYELELPFDDE from the coding sequence ATGAGCCATCCTTTCGAGAATCTCCCGACGACGCCGACCGCCGAGGAGGTCGTCGACAAGGCCTTCTCGCGGGCGACGCGGGCCGGCGGCGCGAAAGAGGGCGTCGAGGCCCAGCAGTCGATGCTGATGACCGCCTCGAACATCGTCTCGGACAACCTCCAGAACGTCGCCCAGTCGTGGCCGACGATCGACGAGTTGGACCCGTTCTACGTCGAACTGGCCGACGCCGTCGTCGGCGAGGCCTACCCGTCCGAGGACGACCCGGGCGTCGACGCCCTGAAACAGCACCTCTCCGAGGTCTCGTGGGCCGGGCGCAAGGCCAAGGAGATCCGACAGGAGTACGAGGGCCGGCTGGTCCGCGGCGACAAGGACACCGCCCGCAAGCTCCGCAAGCAGGCGTTCGCCCGCATCGCCGACGTGGTCGAGGAGGTCGAGGGCGACCTCGCGGCCGTCTCGACGGCCAGAGACGCGCTGAAGGGGCTGCCGGACATCCGCCCGGACGAGCCGGCCATCGTCGTCGCGGGCTACCCCAACGTCGGGAAGTCCTCGTTCGTCAACCGCGTCACGCGCGCGGACAACGAGATCGCTTCGTATCCGTTCACGACGACCCAGATCCGCGTCGGCCACTTCGAGGACCAGCGCATCCGCTATCAACTGGTGGACACGCCGGGCCTGCTCGACCGGCCGCCGGAGGAGCGCAACGAGATCGAGTCGCAGGCCGTCAGCGCGCTCGAACACCTCGCCGACGCCGTTCTCGTCCTCGTCGACCCGAGCGAGGAGTGCGGCTATCCGCTCGCCCAGCAACTCGAACTGCGAAACGATATTCAGAGCCGTTTCGACGTGCCGGTGCTCACCATCGCCAACAAGAGCGACCGCTCGACGGACGTGGAGGCCGACCACTACATGAGCGTCACCGAGGACGACAACGTCGAGGGCGTGTTGCAGGCGGCCGTCGACGCCGTCGGCTACGAACTGGAACTGCCGTTCGACGACGAGTAG